The Candidatus Abyssobacteria bacterium SURF_5 DNA segment GGCGCAAGTCCCCCTTTGCGACCCTGTTTTTACACAGGCTTCGACTCGCCGAATCTCGATGAATGGCAAATACCTTCGGGCAGTTGGACCGTTTCCGACGGCGTCCTCGCTTCCAGCGGCTTCTTCGGCGAGGAAATAATCCTTACCGGCAAAACGTGGAAAAATTGCAGAATATGCTTTCGCATGAGGTTCGCCTCCGGCATCGATGATTTCTGGGTCCAATTTCGCAGAAATTTCCACGGAGACCCGCCGGGATACTCCTGCTACCAAATCGACGGCGGCACGGGCAAGTTCCGCTATCAGAACATCAGAGAAAAATATCGGGACATCAGCAAGATGATTTTAGCGCCGAAGGGCGACCAGAGATGGCATACCTTTGAGCTGGTTATAAGAGATGCTTCCGCCGAATGCCTCATAGACGGAAAACCGATTGTGTCTGCACAGAGATGCCCAATTGATGCCGGCCAGATCGGTTTTCGAACCTTAAATACACGCGTTGAAGTCGATTACGTGCGCGTCGAAGATATCAGCAACTGATTTTCTAAAGGAGGCTCAGTTATGAAAGCGTGCGGAAAAGGATTGACCTTCTTGTTTCTTCTTCTCGTGATATCCATTGCTCCATCAGGAACAGCATCGGCCCAATCGGCTGACCAGGCCGCGATTAACCGTGTGCTCGATCAACTCGAGGAGGCCTACGTCAACGAGAACATGGGCCTGCTTTCCTCGCTGATCTCTGATTCAGGTTTTATCCTGCTTATCAAGAAACCCGCCGACCCTTCAATGGCTCTTGTTCTGAACAAAGCGCAGCTTCTTGACGGAACGGCAAAACGGTGGGCGGACGAGGACTTCCTCGAACACAAGCACGTCAACCGCCGAATCATCATAGATGGACCCATAGCGAAGTCCATCAGCGTCATGAAAGAACAAACAAAAGCGCGCAAAAAGATGGAAAGCCCTATCTTTCATATATTGGCTAAAGAGGATACGCAGTGGCGTCTGGTCTTCAGCGCCTCCGCCCTCGGAGATGAATGACCCGTTCCTGAAGGCAATCAGACGGAGAAAACCATGATGCAAACCTGCACGCGATGCAAAGAAGAATTTGACGAAAAGCCCCACCTCGACAAGCAGGGGCGGCCATTCTGCGACGACTGTTATGAGGAACTGCAGGCGCGAAAGCGGTCGAGATTGCAGCAAAAACCAGCAACGTCACACCCGAACCCGGGAGACAATCGGCGGGCGCCGGGTCTGTTCCGGAGCAAGAGAACTCTCGCAATACTGTTGACGTGCGCCGTCCTGCTCGCCGGAACCGCATGGCTGCTGCTGGCGGAGCCCGGCGAGTTTGTGATCCGGGCAAAAGACTTTCCGATGGCGCCCGGCCTCAGATGGACGTATACGGCAACCGCCAATGAATCTCCCGACCTTATGTTCAACGTCGTCGTGCAGGCGGAGAGCGTGGAAGGCAACCCCGGCCTGATCCGGATGGACTACTTCAGCGAGGCGGGAGGAACACGACAAACCTATTGGCGTAAGATGGAAAACGCGGTGGCTGAATACGCGGAGAAGGACGAAACCTCGCTGGTTCGCAAGTTCGAGTTCCCCGCCCGGGTGGGCTCGGAATGGAACATGAGCTTTCCCGGGTTCGACTTGGTCTACGGGGTTGATTCCGTGCGAGTCTCAGCGACTGCCGTCGAGGAAGTGACCGTTCCCTTTGGGACCCTTCGTTGCTTGAGGATGGAAGCTGATGTAAGTCAGATCGAGCAGGTGAAAAGCCTCACGCAGTGGCTGGCCCCGGGCGTCGGATTCGTAAGACAAGAATCGGTTACCGATCAAAATTCGGGCACTGTCTTGCTGACTGATTTTCGAAAAACGGATGAAAGCTTCGCCCGCACGATAACGCCGCCGGAGTATCATTCGAACTTTGACTCCCTTCGCCTGAGCGAGTGGCTGGTTCATCCGCCAAGCCATTGGACGGCGCGAGAAGGAGTCCTGCGCTCAAACGGCGAAGGGGGTGAGACCCTCACGCTGAAACCATACATCTGGCGAGATTGCAGAGTCAGGTTTCGCGCAAGACTTCTTTCCGGCGGCGACATGTGGCTCAGCTTCCGCGGCAATTTCCTGAGTGATCCGCGGGGCTATTCCTATGTTCAACTCGATAACGGCACGCTGAAAATCAGGCATAACAACTGGCAAAACTGGCAGAACATCAGCGACAATGTTCCCTTTCAGATGGACGACACATGGCGAGAGGTGGAATGCCTCGTAAACGGCCCAGATGTGGAATGCCTTGTGGACGGCCGACCCGTGGTGAAGACAAAAAAGTGCCCGTCGCAGATCGGCATGGTCGGATTCCGCGCGCTGAACACAAAGGTGGAGATCGATGACCTGCATATCGAGCATCTCGAAGGCGCTCCACTTCGGAAAGCGGATGAAACGCGTGACTATTTCCCCCTCGCAATCGGAAGTGAGTGGCGCTACCGCGGTCAGGACGGCAAGGAAATCATTACGCGGTGCGCGGGCAACACGCAGTTGAACGGAAGGGAAGTGATCGTGCGCGAAGATGTTGACGGAGTGAAACTGTACTTCGAGAAAAGACCCGACGGCGTATATCTGGCAGGCGTTCTCGTGCCCGTTGTCTCTCCCGAAATAGCCGCCCTGGACCCGCCGTCTCTCTATATCAGTCCTTCTCCGAAAGTGGGCGACCGCTGGCATCATGACGGAAAGATGCACGCGGCGGACGGAGTGCGCGACGAGATCGTTGATTTCGAGATCCTGAGTTCGGAAACAGTAACCGTTCCCGCCGGTATTTTCGATAACTGCCTGAGATTGCATGTCAAAGCATTTACCACAATAGATGGCAAGCGTCAGATATACGAGGACGTCGAGGAATGGTTCGCGCCGAACGTTGGGATGATCAAATTCTATTACGCAAAGGCCCCCTGGGAAGAACATGCAAGCAACACTTACAAATATGAATTAGTGTCTTTTGAAATAGAGGGAAGTTAGGAGCCATCGACAGGAATTGCCGTCTGGCCGATTAAAGAGGATGCCGACCATTGGACAGGATAGATGCCCTGAAAAACCGCATTTCAGAAACGCCCGGCGATCCCATCTTGCACTACGAACTGGGGAAACTGCTCTATCAAAAAAATGATTTCGATGGCGCGGTCCAGGTCCTGAAGAGATCGATCGAGTTGGCGCCCGAAAAAATTAATGTTCATCTCCTTCTGGCCAAGGCCTATGCAAAAAATCACAACTATTTCAATGCCAAGGCGCAATATCAGAAAATCCTCTCGCTCGATCCATCCAACCAGATGGCCCATATGAATCTTGGTTTCGTTTATGAGCTTTACCTCAAAGATGCGCCCCGCGCCCTGGCGCATTACCAAAAATATGTCGAGTTGGGCGGTAAGGACCCGCGCATCATTCGGCGCGTCGAGGAGCGCGCCGAAGATCTGAAAAAGGGGAGAATTTTCTCGAAACCGTCCAGCCGTCAAGAAGAACGGAAACAATCAGGCATTGCCGCAGTCGCGCAAGAAAAGGCGGCCTCTGAAACGTTGCGCGAAGTGTATCGGCTGCGGGACCGGGCGACAGCGGCTATCAGCGAGAACAGAGACTCCCTCAAAAGGGGCCTCTCTGCATTGGCCGTGTTCGTCATCCTCCTTCAGTGTCTTCGTGCTTTCCCCGTCGCGCCCCCCTACATTCACCTCTTTGCGGCACTGGCGCTTGCGGGTCTGACGGCACTGCACGCTTCGTTCGGACTGGCCGCCGGCCTGACGGTTATGTTTTTCCCGATCGCCTTCCACAGCCCTTTGCTGGGCTATCTCTACGCCGGCGGCGCCTTCCTGTTGTTCGTCTCATATGGCGCCCAATATCCGGGAAAAGCCCTTGCCGTCCTGCTCATGCCGCAATTGCTGAAATTGAATCTCGCATATTCTGTCCCTCTGGGGGCCGCTATCCTGATGGGCGCCGGCGCAGGCGCGGGACTCGGGGCGGTGGCCTCAATCGCGGGGTTGGGGTACATGGTCGCCGGAAATATCCATCAACTGGGGCCGCTGGCCCTAAACCTTGCGGGCGCACCCACGATGGCCTCCTTGCCGCCTGTCGCCGACCCCGATTTCTTCCTCAAGTTTCAATGGATCAAGTCGATGGCTTCACCGGAAGTGAGCCGCGCCTTTCAAACGTTCTTCCATGCGCTGTATCCGGCGCTCCTGCATCCCCCGATTGTTTTTCTGCAAATCGGCGCCTGGGGAATTGCCGGTTATGCGGCCGGTAAACTCTACCAGAAACGCAGTCCCCTGTTCCTCGCATCCGCCCTCGGGGCGGCAGCGTCCGTTTTTCTCCTGCAGGCTGTCATCGTGGAAAGCCTCCCGGGAGACCATATCTTTTCTTCCTGGATGCTGCTCAAGTCACTCGTCTTTTCGGTTGTGCTCGTCGCCTTGCTTGTGTTCTTTAAGGTCACCGTGCAGGAAAAGGAATTCAGTGAAGAATTGGGTGACATTAGGTGGGACTCGATCGGCGGACTTGAAGATGTGAAACGGGAAATCCAGGCCGTGACCCAGCACCAGTTCGAGCGTCGTTCTTCACGGCTGGCGAAGAAATACGACCTGAAGGCGACCAAAGGCATTCTCTTCTATGGACCTCCCGGGTGCGGCAAGACCATGTTCGCCAAGGTGCTCGCCAAGGAAGTCGGCGCGTCATTCTACTCGGTGAAAGGCTCCGACTTCCGGTCGATGTGGTACGGAGAAACCGAGAAAAACTTGACCAAAATCTTCGAGCAGGCCCGGCAAAACTCGCCTTCAGTCATTTTCTTCGACGAGATCGACAACATGCTGGGCAAGCGCGGCGAGACCATGACCAGCGACTCCCCGGAAAAAAGGATTGTCGCGATTTTTCTCTCAGAAATGGACGGGGTCAAATCGATTCGAAACGTGCTCGTGGTCGGAGCGACGAATGAACCCGATCTGATAGACCCGGCGGCCCTGCGCCCCGGCCGGTTCGACAAACTCATCTACATCCCGCTGCCGGATGCGAAAGGCAGGGAGAAGATTTTCCGGGTCCATCTCAAGAAAAAACCGCTCGCGGAAGGAATCGATTTCCCCAAGCTTGCCCGGCTGACCGAACGGTTTTCGGGCGCCGACATAGCGGACGTTTGCTCGAAAGTCGCCGAACAGGCCATGCAAGAGAGCCTGCGTACGGGCAAGAAGATAGATATCGACATGACTGCGCTCCAACGGCAGATCAAATCCTCCAAGCCCTCGGTTTCCCTGAAGCTTCTTCGGAAATATGAGGAACTGCAGGAAAAATACAGCCGCAGGACGATCAAATCCGAAACCGGCGCCGCTGAGGAGAAACAGAGATACTCGTGGAATCAGGTCGGAGGCCTTGAGCAGGTGAAAAAGGAACTGATCGAAGCGGTCGAGACGCCATTGACGAAACCGCAACTGTACGAGAAATACAAAATCAAACCCCCAAAAGGAATCCTTCTCTATGGGCCTCCCGGCTGTGGAAAGACGCTGATGGCAAAGGTCGTCGCCGGCCAGTGCGGCGCCCACTTCTTGTCGGTCGACCTGAAAAAGGAAACCACCGACGGCATCAAGGAATGGTTTATCCGGGCAAGGGAAAACAAGCCAAGCGTCCTCTTCTTTGACGAGATCGATTCGATCGCAGCTTCCAGAGATTTCGGCATGATGGCCGGTCACGGCCTTGTGACGCAACTGCTGGTGGAACTCGACGGAATGGAGGACTTGAAGCAGGTGGTAATCATCGCTGCAACCAACAAACCCGATCATCTCGACAGCGCGCTCATGCGGCCCGGCCGGTTCGACCGACTGATCTACATTCCTCCGCCCGACGAGTCCTCAAGATTGGAGATACTGAGAATCCATCTGCAAGACAAGCCGCTCACCGACGACGTGGATTTGGGGACAATCGCCCGACAGACCGATAACTATTCCGGCGCCGACCTCGGCGCGCTCTGTTACGAAGCGTCTATGTGCTTGATCCGAAAAGCCGACGCCCCGCATCCGCGAATTACCGGTGAGGACATCACCTTGGCAATGGAAAAAATAAAATCATCCATTGCGCCCGAAGACCTGTCGTATTTCGAAGAAATGAAAACGAAATACTCGCGAGGCTGAACGGTGCCGCTGTCAGAGCTTTCGAGCCTGCTATTTAATAATAGCTGTGGACCTCCCGATTCCACTCGGGATCGTCAAGTCTTTGCCAGTCGTTCCGCCCAAAACTCGGAGCATTGTCGAACTTGCTCTTATCCAGGCTCAATACAAGCCTGCCGTCTTTCATCTCCGCCTTTGCGTCTTTCCACGGAACAGGAACGAGGCGCTCGGCGCCTTCAATTTCGTCACGCGCCAAGACCAGGTACTCGATCCGGCCGTCGTCGGAAAAAAGGATTTCCTCGACCATTCCGAGCCGCTCTCCACGCTCATTCCGGGCAACACTGCCGATGAGTTCCTCGGTTTTGTATACCTCGGATGTTTTCTCTATTCTCCCGGTTTCCGGATTGAATCCTTCCGGCAGACCCCATGCTACCGCTTCTTTTTCAAAAGCTCCGGCCGTCAGAAACAGGCTGATGACAAAAGCTATCGTCGCTATTATATTAAACGCCTTCATGATACTTCCTCCTTATTAATTCCTTTTAGAAGCCGAATTCGTTGATAAACGCATGATCGCATCCTCTATATAAAAATGCCATAAATTCGCCTCAAACGACAGTAAAGGGAAGAATACGATCACGCTTTTCTCAAAGCGTTCGCGGAAGAAATCCGCGTCTGTTATAGTATTTCAGTAATTGTTGCGGGTTTTTGGATTGGACACAAAGATTCGGACGAGAGCAGGGAATGGAAATCTCAAAAGAGGATCATGAAGACCTGGTATATGCCAAAGGGCTCCTGGAAAATCCGGGTCTGGTGGCAAAGATAGTTGCGGTCGCCGGAAGGCCCATCGAAAAAAGCCTCGCGATGCTGCCGGAGAACTGGATGACGATCGTTCACGATGCCTCCAGAAAGGCGCTCGAGAAGGCGCTTGATTATGCGATACGAACGTTGGAGCGGCGGTCCCAATTTCCGGCATTTGTTTATCATAAGTCTTCCGTGGCTTTATCGGGCGGCCTGGCAGGCGCCGTCGGGCTGGCTGCGCTTCCCTTCGAGCTCCCCTTTTCCACCGTGATGATGCTGCGCTCGATCGCCGACATCGCCAGGAGCGAGGGAGAGGATATCCAGAATCCCGAGACGAAACTCGCCATGCTGGAGGTCTTCGCGCTTGGCGGGGGAACACAGAAGGATGAGGCCGCCGAAACCGGCTATTATGCGGTGCGCACCTCGCTCGCCGCGCTTGTCTCGGACGCAACCAGTCACTTCACCGGGCGAAGGATCGCCGGCAGAGGCAGCCCGTTGTTGCTGCGGCTTCTTGATTCGATCGCGTCGCGCTTCGGGATCGTGGTCTCGCAAAAAGCGATGGCCACCGCGGTCCCTGTCGTCGGCGCGGCCAGCGGAGCGATCATCAACATGATTTTTCTGAATCACTTCCAGGACATCGCCCGCGGCCATTTCATCGTTCGGCGCCTCGAGCGCAAATACGGCCAGGAGCTGATTCGGAGCGAATATAATGACATCTGAAATCGCCGGTTACGCGCCTTCCCAAAGGTAAAAATCCTCTTTCCATTGCTCGGCTGCCGAATCAGCGCCAATTTGATTACAGGAAAGAGTTTGTGCTATAATTTGGAAACTTTCGCCTTTGCCTGCAGGGTCAAATAAACATGACCGCAGAGGATTATAAACAAGCCAGAGAATTGGCGGAGCAAATAGCTAATTCGTTCGCAGCGCCCAAGTTCTGTACCGATCTCCGAACCGAAAGAGACCTCTCCTTCAGGATGCTTCATGCAGACCCTCTCCTGGAACGATCCCGCCAAATCGTTGTGGCGAGAGAGGAGCATTTCGGCCACGGGCTGAAGCATACCGAGAAGGTGGCCGTGGACGCCGGCGCCATCATACAAAACGAGACCGCCCGGCAGCGTTTTGAGCCGGAGCGGGTAAGTCGGATCATGCTGCTCGTCCACCTGGCTTCGATGTTTCATGACGTGTGCAGGCGGATGCGCGATCACGCCCAAAACGGCGCGCTGGTCGCGGAAGAAATCCTGGCCGATTTCCCGCTGCAAGACCGTGAGCGCGTATGGATAGTGCAGGCGATCCGAAATCATGAGGCGTTTACGGAGCCGACTCCTCTGGATTGCCATGAGGGCCAGATGATCAGCGACGCGCTCTACGACGCCGACAAGTTCCGCTGGGGACCGGACAACTTCACCGACACGCTGTGGGATATGATCTCGAACGAAGATATCCCGATTCAACTGATACTGACCCATTTCCCCAAAGGGATGGCGGGAATACGGAAAATCGCGGGCACATTCCGTTCGGTGACGGGAAAGCAGTACGGCCCCGAATACATCGAGATCGGACTGGCAATAGGCAATCGGCTCTATGAGGAGCTTGTGCGGAAGTTCCCTTCCCAAACAAGCTGATGGTCCGCGTATAACCATATGTCCGCAAAAAAGATAGATAGACCTCGCATCTTGATTGTCGATGACGACGAGGATATCCTCGATATCACGCAGACCTTCCTGGAGTCGCGCGGATATGAGGTCGTCCTCGCACGGTCGGGCGAACAGGCGCTCAAGGAGGTGGAGCGTTCGCGGCCTACTCTCATTCTGCTCGACGTGATGATGCCCAAAATGGACGGATTCTGGCTGTGCAGAGTGATCAAGTCCGACCCTCGCCATCGGCTGACTCCGATCATTTTCCTGACGGCAAAAGATGACGCCCAGAGCCGCATCGAGGGCCAGAAGTGCGGCGGAGACGACTATCTCACAAAACCCTTCGACGTTGATTCTCTCGAGGTTCGCATCAAGGCGCAGCTCAAGAAGGTGTCGAAACTCGAGCTTGTCGACAAGATCGAACGCCTGCTCGGCATGTCTGAATCGCAAGGGTTTCTCGCGAAGCTGGACTACGACGAGCTCTCGATCTTGCTGGACCATATCCAGGAACGACTTAAACAGTAGGGAGAAGTTAAATGTTGTACTTGTTACGAACGAGCCCGCGGGTCCGACTGCTCATCATTCTCTTGTGCGTCCTCGCGCCGCTCGCTTTCGGCGCCCCTTCGCTTGCCGGCAAATCCGTGCCCGATGAGAATTCCCCCGCCTTGGAGGAATTCAGAATCCCGATTCCCAAGGGCAAATATACGTATCGCTTCAGTTGGAACGGAATTCCCTCGGCTGAAAGCGAGTTGTTTGTGACCGTCGAAAATGAGGAGAAACAGCCGTATTATTGCTTTTCAGCGTCGGCGCGCACTTCGAAATTCGCCGACTTATTCTGGAAAATGAGGGCGAACGTCACTGCCTTTGTCGATCCGGCAACCGGGCGCACCCTGAAGATGAAGGTATACGACCAGCAAAACAAGAAGGTTAAAACAACCGAGACAATCTTTAATTACAACTCCTCCGAAGCGTACTACACCCGCTGGAAACAGGGGGAAATGAAGCAGAAAACCATCCAGTTGGAAACCGGCACCGTCGATCCTGTTTCCTTCTGCCTCTCACTGAGCAGCCAGGAACTGCAGGTGGGCGACTCGCGGCGCCTCCTGGTGCTCGTCCAGGATGATCCCTACGAAGTCAGTTACACCGTGGAGAAGCGGGAACCGGTTAACGTCGCGGGTTATCAAATGGACGCCCTGCGAATCCAGCCGCAGTTCGTAAAGATAGAGGATAAACCGGAGCGCAAACCCCCAAAGATCAAGGTCATGACTCTGTGGATTAGTGAATCCGAACCCCACATCCCGCTCAAAATGCAGAGTAAGACTTTCATAGGACATGTGACAGCCGAGCTTGTGAACGTGGAGCCGATCGCACCGGCTGCCGATTCGCCAAAGTTGTCGAAGATATAGACGGCGGAAAGAAATCGCGGCCCTCAAGCCCCCGATGAGCAGCGGGGGAGAACTGCCAGTGACGCATGAAACAACAGTGGCGCGTCCCATTCGTCTGCATCGCAGCCGTTCTCTTTCTCGTTATCCATCGCTATGCGGATATCGGCTCACTCGTTGAAATGCTCCTGCCGTCCCACTCTCTCTTCAATCCGGCAAGGCCGCTCTACCAGCGTTTGGCCTCCGGCTGTTCCACCTTCCTTGTTCTCGGCCTCCTCCCCGCCATGCTCGGCTGCATCCTGTGGGACCAAAAACCATCACAGTGGGGGCTCTCACTCGGACATGACCCGCTGAAGAACACCGGCCTTGCCGTCGGCTGCCTTGCCGTTCTCATTCCGATTATCGCTTATGCCTCATCCTTTCCCGCCGTCACGGCCGGACGCCCCGAAAATTTCATCGCGGCCATGTATCCGGAGGCATTTCTCCTTTACGAAATCGGCATCCTGGTCTTCCTTATGGGATGGGAATTCTTCTTTCGCGGGTTTCTGCTCTTTGGGCTGGCAAATTCTATTGGCAATGCCGCTATCTATGTTCTTATGATTCCCGCGGTCGCCTTGAAACTGGGCAGATCGCCGCTTGAGACTCTGGCCGAAGTCCCCACCGCAATCCTTCTCGGCCATCTGGCTCTCAAGACCGGCTCCATCTGGTACGGCCTCTTTTTGCATTGGGGATTCCTTTTGACCCTCGACCTGATAGTGATTTACCGCCCTTTCTGATCGGGTGTTTTCAATCCGCTAAACATCCACATTTAACCTCCACGGCCGACATTTACCGAAAATTTCGCCTTCTGTTCCATTTTAGAACAGTTGCACTTGATTCATGGTAAATCTTTGGTTATAATTTAGATAGCTTAAAGCTAATATAACTGCAAATCTGACGTTCGGAGATCGTTATGGCGCTAATACTCCTTGCGGAAAAAGACCATAAATTGGGGTCCGCCCTTAAACAAGAGCTTGCTCGAGCGGGTCACGAAACGACCACAGCCCTCACCCAGGAAGAGACATTGAAGTTTCTCTCTGTTCGCAGCTATGAGATTATCATTCTTGACATGGATATCATGCGCGAGAGCGACTTCGACCTGATCAACTTCATCAAGCAGTCCCAGCCGATGTCCGAAATTCTGCTCACGACCCGGATCGAAGAGATAGAGAAAGCTGTAAGATCACTAAGACGCGGGGCTTACATGTATTTCGTCAAGCCGTTCGACTCCTCCGACTTGCTGTTTGGGATTGAGAGTGCGCTCAAGAATCTGGAGCGCTCCATGGCTTTCCGGGAATACGAGCGCTCTGCCTTCATCGATATGATGGGCGATAGTCCCGCCATCCGGAAAATGATTAATCTGGCGACGAAAGTAGCCCCGACGGATTCCACCGTTTTGCTCCTGGGAGAAAGCGGAACCGGGAAAGAGATCATCGCCGAATATATTCATCGCATGAGCAACAGGTATGACAAGCCTTTTCTGGCGATCAACTGCAGCGCACTGCCGGAAACCCTCCTCGAAAGCGAGTTGTTCGGATATGTAAAAGGCGCGTTTACCGGCGCCGCCGGCGATCGGAAAGGGTTATTCGAAGAAGGCAATAACGGCACCATCTTTCTGGACGAAGTCGGCGACATGCCGCTGATCACCCAGGTGAAACTGCTTCGCGTGCTCGAAAACCGCGAGGTGCGGCGGCTCGGAGAGAACAAGATCATCAAGGTAAATGTGCGCATCATAGCCGCCACCAATCAGGACCTGCTTGTCGCAATGCAGGAGAAACGATTCCGCGATGACCTCTTCTTCCGCCTCAACGTCATCCAGATCAAGATACCTCCGCTGAGGGAGAGGATGGACTCGCTGCCCTCGCTCATCCGGTACTTCATCGCCAAATTTAACAGGCGCTTCAACCGCAAGATCAGGGAGATCGACCGGCAGGCTCTCTTCATCCTGGCGAATTATCAGTACCCGGGGAACGTGCGGGAACTCGAAAATATCATCGAGCATGCGGTGATCATGGCCGACGACGATGTGATCCGGGCCAATAGCCTGCCCGAGTATCTGCAGGTCATAAAGAAACCGATGCTGGCTCTTCCGAGCGGGATGGAAGAAGCTGTCGCAGCGGCCGCAAGCGAAGCGCAACCGGCAGAACCGGAATTCATCACCCTGAGTGAGATGGAAAAACGCCTGATTACCGATACGCTTATCAAGTGCGGGGGAAATCAGACGGTCGCCGCCGAAAAGCTGGGCATTTCACGCTCTACTCTCTGGAGAAAAATGAAAGAGTATAACATCAGGACCTCCTTCGCTCCTGAGGAAGTGAGCGTACAATAATCTCTTTTCAC contains these protein-coding regions:
- a CDS encoding DUF1080 domain-containing protein — its product is MMQTCTRCKEEFDEKPHLDKQGRPFCDDCYEELQARKRSRLQQKPATSHPNPGDNRRAPGLFRSKRTLAILLTCAVLLAGTAWLLLAEPGEFVIRAKDFPMAPGLRWTYTATANESPDLMFNVVVQAESVEGNPGLIRMDYFSEAGGTRQTYWRKMENAVAEYAEKDETSLVRKFEFPARVGSEWNMSFPGFDLVYGVDSVRVSATAVEEVTVPFGTLRCLRMEADVSQIEQVKSLTQWLAPGVGFVRQESVTDQNSGTVLLTDFRKTDESFARTITPPEYHSNFDSLRLSEWLVHPPSHWTAREGVLRSNGEGGETLTLKPYIWRDCRVRFRARLLSGGDMWLSFRGNFLSDPRGYSYVQLDNGTLKIRHNNWQNWQNISDNVPFQMDDTWREVECLVNGPDVECLVDGRPVVKTKKCPSQIGMVGFRALNTKVEIDDLHIEHLEGAPLRKADETRDYFPLAIGSEWRYRGQDGKEIITRCAGNTQLNGREVIVREDVDGVKLYFEKRPDGVYLAGVLVPVVSPEIAALDPPSLYISPSPKVGDRWHHDGKMHAADGVRDEIVDFEILSSETVTVPAGIFDNCLRLHVKAFTTIDGKRQIYEDVEEWFAPNVGMIKFYYAKAPWEEHASNTYKYELVSFEIEGS
- a CDS encoding AAA family ATPase, with the protein product MDRIDALKNRISETPGDPILHYELGKLLYQKNDFDGAVQVLKRSIELAPEKINVHLLLAKAYAKNHNYFNAKAQYQKILSLDPSNQMAHMNLGFVYELYLKDAPRALAHYQKYVELGGKDPRIIRRVEERAEDLKKGRIFSKPSSRQEERKQSGIAAVAQEKAASETLREVYRLRDRATAAISENRDSLKRGLSALAVFVILLQCLRAFPVAPPYIHLFAALALAGLTALHASFGLAAGLTVMFFPIAFHSPLLGYLYAGGAFLLFVSYGAQYPGKALAVLLMPQLLKLNLAYSVPLGAAILMGAGAGAGLGAVASIAGLGYMVAGNIHQLGPLALNLAGAPTMASLPPVADPDFFLKFQWIKSMASPEVSRAFQTFFHALYPALLHPPIVFLQIGAWGIAGYAAGKLYQKRSPLFLASALGAAASVFLLQAVIVESLPGDHIFSSWMLLKSLVFSVVLVALLVFFKVTVQEKEFSEELGDIRWDSIGGLEDVKREIQAVTQHQFERRSSRLAKKYDLKATKGILFYGPPGCGKTMFAKVLAKEVGASFYSVKGSDFRSMWYGETEKNLTKIFEQARQNSPSVIFFDEIDNMLGKRGETMTSDSPEKRIVAIFLSEMDGVKSIRNVLVVGATNEPDLIDPAALRPGRFDKLIYIPLPDAKGREKIFRVHLKKKPLAEGIDFPKLARLTERFSGADIADVCSKVAEQAMQESLRTGKKIDIDMTALQRQIKSSKPSVSLKLLRKYEELQEKYSRRTIKSETGAAEEKQRYSWNQVGGLEQVKKELIEAVETPLTKPQLYEKYKIKPPKGILLYGPPGCGKTLMAKVVAGQCGAHFLSVDLKKETTDGIKEWFIRARENKPSVLFFDEIDSIAASRDFGMMAGHGLVTQLLVELDGMEDLKQVVIIAATNKPDHLDSALMRPGRFDRLIYIPPPDESSRLEILRIHLQDKPLTDDVDLGTIARQTDNYSGADLGALCYEASMCLIRKADAPHPRITGEDITLAMEKIKSSIAPEDLSYFEEMKTKYSRG
- a CDS encoding PRC-barrel domain containing protein, whose protein sequence is MKAFNIIATIAFVISLFLTAGAFEKEAVAWGLPEGFNPETGRIEKTSEVYKTEELIGSVARNERGERLGMVEEILFSDDGRIEYLVLARDEIEGAERLVPVPWKDAKAEMKDGRLVLSLDKSKFDNAPSFGRNDWQRLDDPEWNREVHSYY
- a CDS encoding EcsC family protein; translation: MEISKEDHEDLVYAKGLLENPGLVAKIVAVAGRPIEKSLAMLPENWMTIVHDASRKALEKALDYAIRTLERRSQFPAFVYHKSSVALSGGLAGAVGLAALPFELPFSTVMMLRSIADIARSEGEDIQNPETKLAMLEVFALGGGTQKDEAAETGYYAVRTSLAALVSDATSHFTGRRIAGRGSPLLLRLLDSIASRFGIVVSQKAMATAVPVVGAASGAIINMIFLNHFQDIARGHFIVRRLERKYGQELIRSEYNDI
- a CDS encoding DNA-binding response regulator; the protein is MSAKKIDRPRILIVDDDEDILDITQTFLESRGYEVVLARSGEQALKEVERSRPTLILLDVMMPKMDGFWLCRVIKSDPRHRLTPIIFLTAKDDAQSRIEGQKCGGDDYLTKPFDVDSLEVRIKAQLKKVSKLELVDKIERLLGMSESQGFLAKLDYDELSILLDHIQERLKQ
- a CDS encoding DUF3108 domain-containing protein, which translates into the protein MLYLLRTSPRVRLLIILLCVLAPLAFGAPSLAGKSVPDENSPALEEFRIPIPKGKYTYRFSWNGIPSAESELFVTVENEEKQPYYCFSASARTSKFADLFWKMRANVTAFVDPATGRTLKMKVYDQQNKKVKTTETIFNYNSSEAYYTRWKQGEMKQKTIQLETGTVDPVSFCLSLSSQELQVGDSRRLLVLVQDDPYEVSYTVEKREPVNVAGYQMDALRIQPQFVKIEDKPERKPPKIKVMTLWISESEPHIPLKMQSKTFIGHVTAELVNVEPIAPAADSPKLSKI
- a CDS encoding sigma-54-dependent Fis family transcriptional regulator; the encoded protein is MALILLAEKDHKLGSALKQELARAGHETTTALTQEETLKFLSVRSYEIIILDMDIMRESDFDLINFIKQSQPMSEILLTTRIEEIEKAVRSLRRGAYMYFVKPFDSSDLLFGIESALKNLERSMAFREYERSAFIDMMGDSPAIRKMINLATKVAPTDSTVLLLGESGTGKEIIAEYIHRMSNRYDKPFLAINCSALPETLLESELFGYVKGAFTGAAGDRKGLFEEGNNGTIFLDEVGDMPLITQVKLLRVLENREVRRLGENKIIKVNVRIIAATNQDLLVAMQEKRFRDDLFFRLNVIQIKIPPLRERMDSLPSLIRYFIAKFNRRFNRKIREIDRQALFILANYQYPGNVRELENIIEHAVIMADDDVIRANSLPEYLQVIKKPMLALPSGMEEAVAAAASEAQPAEPEFITLSEMEKRLITDTLIKCGGNQTVAAEKLGISRSTLWRKMKEYNIRTSFAPEEVSVQ